From one Mycolicibacterium sp. HK-90 genomic stretch:
- a CDS encoding homoserine dehydrogenase yields MSEKPIGVAVLGLGNVGSEVVRIINESAADLAARIGAPLELRGIGVRKVSGDRGVPKDLLTDDIVELVSRDDVDIVVELMGPVKPARKAILAALEQGKSVVTANKALMAQSTGELAQAAEKARVDLYFEAAVAGAIPVIRPLTQSLAGDSVLRVAGIVNGTTNYILSEMDSTGADYDSALADASALGYAEADPTADVEGYDAAAKAAILASIAFHTRVTADDVYREGITKVSAADFESARALGCTIKLLAICERLTSDEGKQRVSARVYPALVPLSHPLAAVNGAFNAVVVEAEAAGRLMFYGQGAGGAPTASAVMGDVVMAARNRVQGGRGPRESKYAKLPIAPIGFIPTRYYVNMNVSDVPGVLSAVAAEFSKREVSIAEVRQEGMVDDGGQPSGARIVVVTHQATDAALSETVEALADLDAVQTINSVLRMEGNNA; encoded by the coding sequence ATGAGTGAGAAGCCCATCGGTGTAGCGGTACTGGGGCTGGGCAACGTCGGCAGCGAAGTGGTGCGCATCATCAACGAGAGCGCCGCCGACCTCGCTGCCCGCATCGGCGCCCCGCTCGAGCTGCGGGGCATCGGCGTCCGCAAGGTCTCCGGTGACCGTGGCGTCCCGAAGGATCTGCTCACCGACGACATCGTCGAGCTGGTGTCGCGCGACGACGTCGACATCGTGGTCGAGTTGATGGGTCCCGTGAAGCCGGCCCGCAAGGCCATCCTGGCCGCACTCGAGCAGGGCAAGTCGGTGGTGACGGCCAACAAGGCGCTGATGGCACAGTCGACCGGCGAGCTGGCGCAGGCTGCCGAAAAGGCGCGCGTCGATCTGTATTTCGAGGCCGCGGTGGCCGGCGCGATCCCGGTGATCCGCCCGCTGACCCAGTCGCTGGCCGGCGATTCGGTGTTGCGGGTGGCCGGCATCGTCAACGGCACCACCAACTACATCCTGTCCGAGATGGACAGCACCGGAGCCGATTACGACTCGGCGCTGGCCGACGCCAGCGCGCTGGGTTACGCCGAGGCCGATCCCACCGCCGATGTCGAGGGCTACGACGCGGCGGCCAAGGCGGCCATTCTCGCCTCCATTGCTTTTCATACCCGCGTCACCGCCGACGACGTCTACCGCGAAGGCATCACCAAGGTGAGCGCGGCCGACTTCGAGTCCGCCCGCGCCCTCGGTTGCACCATCAAGCTGCTGGCCATCTGCGAACGGCTCACCAGTGATGAAGGCAAGCAACGTGTTTCGGCGCGGGTCTACCCGGCGCTGGTGCCCCTGTCGCACCCGCTGGCCGCGGTCAACGGTGCCTTCAACGCGGTGGTGGTGGAGGCCGAGGCGGCCGGCCGGCTGATGTTCTACGGCCAGGGCGCCGGGGGAGCGCCGACCGCCTCGGCGGTGATGGGTGACGTCGTGATGGCCGCGCGCAACCGGGTCCAGGGTGGCCGCGGGCCGCGGGAATCCAAGTACGCGAAGTTGCCGATCGCCCCGATCGGGTTCATTCCCACCCGTTACTACGTGAACATGAACGTCTCCGACGTGCCCGGCGTGTTGTCCGCGGTGGCAGCCGAATTCAGCAAGCGTGAGGTCAGTATCGCCGAGGTGCGCCAGGAGGGCATGGTCGACGACGGCGGGCAGCCCAGCGGCGCGCGCATCGTGGTGGTCACCCACCAGGCCACCGATGCCGCCCTGTCGGAGACCGTCGAGGCACTGGCCGATCTCGACGCGGTGCAGACGATCAACAGCGTGCTGCGTATGGAAGGAAACAACGCATGA
- the lysA gene encoding diaminopimelate decarboxylase — protein sequence MNAHPAGPRHAEEIHHPGAPEKPQSPDEILLLAPKVWPRNLVRGDDGVVSIAGVSVTDLVAEYGTPLFVIDEDDFRSRCREIAAAFGGGDHVHYAAKAFLCSEIARWVNQEGLSLDVATGGELAVALHADFPPERITLHGNNKSVAELSTAVKAGVGHVVVDSLIEIERLEDVAGAAGIVQDVLVRVTPGVEAHTHEFISTAHEDQKFGLSLASGAAMEAVRKVFATDNLRLVGLHCHVGSQIFDVAGFEVAAHRVIGLLRDVVSEFGVEKTSQMSIIDLGGGLGISYTPQDDPPPMQELADKLKAIVRSESEAVGLPTPKLVVEPGRAIAGPGTVTLYEVGTVKDVAVSATAQRRYVSVDGGMSDNIRPALYDAEYDARLVSRTSEASAVLARIVGKHCETGDIIVRDTWVSDDVAPGDLLAVAATGAYCYSMSSRYNLLCRPAVVAVKDGKARLVLRRETVDDLLSLEVSGQ from the coding sequence GTGAACGCGCATCCCGCCGGCCCTCGACACGCCGAGGAGATCCACCACCCCGGCGCGCCGGAGAAGCCGCAGAGCCCCGACGAGATCCTGTTGCTGGCCCCGAAGGTGTGGCCGCGCAACCTGGTTCGCGGCGACGACGGTGTGGTCTCGATTGCCGGGGTGTCGGTCACCGACCTGGTGGCCGAGTACGGCACCCCGTTGTTCGTGATCGACGAGGACGACTTCCGGTCGCGCTGCCGCGAGATCGCCGCGGCGTTCGGCGGCGGCGATCACGTGCACTACGCGGCCAAGGCGTTCCTGTGCAGCGAGATCGCGCGCTGGGTCAATCAAGAAGGCCTGTCGCTTGACGTGGCCACCGGGGGAGAGCTTGCGGTGGCGCTGCACGCGGACTTCCCGCCGGAGCGAATCACCTTGCACGGCAACAACAAATCCGTCGCCGAGCTGAGCACCGCGGTCAAGGCCGGGGTCGGGCACGTGGTGGTCGATTCCCTGATCGAGATCGAGCGTCTGGAGGACGTGGCCGGGGCTGCCGGCATCGTCCAGGACGTGCTGGTCCGGGTGACCCCGGGCGTCGAGGCGCACACCCACGAGTTCATCTCGACCGCCCACGAGGACCAGAAGTTCGGGCTGTCGCTGGCCAGTGGCGCGGCGATGGAAGCGGTGCGCAAGGTGTTCGCCACCGACAACCTCCGGTTGGTCGGCCTGCACTGCCACGTCGGCAGTCAGATCTTCGACGTCGCCGGGTTCGAGGTGGCCGCCCACCGGGTGATCGGCCTGCTGCGGGACGTGGTCTCCGAATTCGGCGTCGAGAAGACGTCGCAGATGTCGATCATCGATCTCGGTGGGGGACTGGGCATCTCCTACACCCCGCAAGACGATCCGCCGCCGATGCAGGAGCTGGCCGACAAGCTCAAAGCCATCGTGCGCAGCGAATCCGAGGCCGTCGGGTTGCCCACGCCGAAGCTCGTGGTGGAGCCGGGCCGCGCCATCGCCGGCCCGGGCACCGTCACTCTCTACGAGGTCGGCACCGTCAAAGACGTCGCGGTCAGCGCTACCGCGCAGCGGCGCTACGTCAGCGTCGACGGTGGGATGAGCGACAACATCCGCCCCGCGCTGTACGACGCCGAATACGACGCGCGGCTGGTCTCCCGGACCAGCGAAGCGTCGGCCGTGCTGGCCCGGATCGTCGGAAAGCACTGTGAAACCGGAGACATCATCGTCCGCGACACCTGGGTGTCCGACGACGTCGCGCCCGGTGATCTACTGGCAGTCGCCGCGACCGGCGCCTATTGCTACTCGATGTCGAGCCGGTACAACCTGCTGTGCCGACCTGCCGTGGTCGCCGTCAAGGACGGCAAAGCGCGGCTGGTGCTCCGTCGAGAGACAGTCGACGATCTGTTGAGCCTGGAGGTGAGTGGTCAATGA
- the argS gene encoding arginine--tRNA ligase, whose product MTPADLAELLKATAAAVLTEHDLDPAALPDTVTVERPRNLEHGDYATNLALQLGKKVGVNPRELAGWLATALAAADGIAAAEVAGPGFVNLRIETSAQGVIVTNVLAAADKYGDSTELTEKVNLEFVSANPTGPIHIGGTRWAAVGDALGRLLSTQGADVTREYYFNDHGAQIDRFARSLVAAAKGEPAPEDGYAGTYINDIAVSVLAKQPDVMSLPADEQQETFRAIGVDLMFTHIKESLHEFGTDFDVYTHEDSMHTSGRVDQAIAKLRETGNIYEKDGATWLRTTEFGDDKDRVVIKSDGNAAYIAGDLAYYLDKRQRGFDLCIYMLGADHHGYIARLKAAAAALGDDPDTVEVLIGQMVNLVRDGQPVRMSKRAGTVITLDDLVEAIGVDAARYSLIRSSVDTPIDIDLALWSSASNENPVYYVQYAHARLSALARNAADLGVTADTAHLDLLSHEKEGILIRNLGEFPRVLKAAAALREPHRVCRYLEDLAGDYHRFYDACRVLPQGDEEAGDLNAARLALCEATRQVIANGLAILGVTAPERM is encoded by the coding sequence GTGACCCCCGCCGACCTCGCCGAGCTGCTCAAGGCTACTGCCGCCGCAGTGCTGACCGAACACGACCTGGACCCCGCCGCGCTGCCCGACACCGTCACGGTCGAGCGCCCGCGCAACCTTGAGCACGGCGACTACGCGACCAACCTCGCGCTGCAGCTCGGCAAGAAGGTCGGTGTCAATCCGCGCGAACTGGCCGGCTGGCTGGCCACCGCGCTGGCCGCGGCCGACGGCATCGCCGCCGCCGAGGTCGCCGGACCGGGCTTCGTCAACCTGCGCATCGAGACCTCCGCACAGGGCGTCATCGTCACCAACGTGCTGGCCGCCGCCGACAAGTACGGCGACTCCACCGAGCTGACCGAGAAGGTCAACCTGGAGTTCGTCTCGGCCAACCCGACCGGACCGATCCACATCGGCGGTACCCGCTGGGCCGCCGTGGGTGACGCGCTCGGGCGGCTGCTGTCCACCCAGGGCGCCGACGTCACCCGCGAGTACTACTTCAACGATCACGGCGCCCAGATCGACCGGTTCGCCCGCTCGTTGGTCGCCGCCGCCAAGGGGGAGCCGGCGCCGGAGGACGGTTACGCCGGCACCTACATCAACGACATCGCCGTGTCGGTTCTGGCCAAACAGCCCGATGTGATGAGCCTGCCCGCCGACGAGCAGCAGGAAACCTTCCGGGCGATCGGCGTGGACCTGATGTTCACCCACATCAAGGAATCGCTGCACGAGTTCGGCACCGACTTCGACGTGTACACCCACGAAGACTCGATGCACACCTCCGGCCGCGTCGATCAGGCCATCGCCAAACTGCGCGAGACCGGCAACATCTACGAGAAGGACGGCGCAACCTGGTTGCGCACCACCGAATTCGGTGACGACAAGGACCGCGTCGTCATCAAGAGCGACGGCAACGCGGCTTACATCGCCGGGGACCTGGCGTACTACCTGGACAAGCGCCAGCGCGGATTCGATCTCTGCATCTACATGCTCGGCGCCGACCACCACGGCTACATCGCGCGCCTGAAGGCCGCCGCCGCGGCGCTCGGCGATGACCCGGACACCGTCGAGGTGCTGATCGGCCAGATGGTCAACCTGGTCCGCGATGGCCAGCCCGTGCGGATGAGCAAGCGGGCCGGCACCGTCATCACCCTCGACGATCTCGTCGAGGCCATCGGCGTGGACGCGGCGCGATACTCGCTGATCCGCTCCTCGGTCGACACCCCGATCGACATCGACCTGGCCCTGTGGTCCAGCGCGTCCAACGAAAACCCGGTCTACTACGTGCAATACGCGCATGCCCGGCTGTCGGCACTGGCGCGCAACGCCGCCGACCTCGGCGTCACCGCCGACACCGCCCACCTGGATCTGCTGTCCCATGAGAAAGAGGGCATCCTGATCCGCAACCTCGGCGAGTTCCCCCGGGTGCTGAAGGCCGCCGCGGCGCTGCGGGAACCGCACCGGGTGTGCCGGTACCTGGAGGATCTGGCCGGCGATTACCACCGGTTCTACGACGCCTGCCGCGTACTGCCCCAGGGCGACGAAGAGGCCGGCGATCTGAACGCCGCGCGGTTGGCCCTGTGTGAGGCCACCCGCCAGGTGATCGCGAACGGACTGGCCATCCTCGGTGTCACCGCTCCGGAGCGCATGTGA
- a CDS encoding nuclear transport factor 2 family protein, translated as MPESSDPMVTIRRYVDAFNNGDAEAMAAVCADPMQILDGMSPHVWQGPTATQDWWRDVLAEGEHLGASGYHLTLGEPRHVEVNGDHGYVVVPTMMTFDLKGQKVTQTGAIFTVALRRVAGEWRLTAWAWAKGVNGPA; from the coding sequence ATGCCTGAGTCGAGCGATCCGATGGTCACGATCCGCCGGTATGTCGATGCCTTCAACAACGGCGACGCCGAAGCGATGGCGGCGGTATGCGCTGACCCCATGCAGATTCTCGACGGCATGTCCCCGCATGTGTGGCAGGGGCCGACCGCCACTCAGGACTGGTGGCGCGATGTCCTTGCCGAGGGCGAGCACCTCGGCGCGTCGGGTTATCACCTGACGCTCGGCGAGCCGCGGCACGTCGAGGTCAACGGCGACCACGGCTATGTCGTTGTCCCGACGATGATGACGTTCGACCTCAAGGGTCAGAAGGTCACGCAGACCGGCGCGATATTCACGGTTGCGCTGCGCAGGGTCGCCGGCGAGTGGCGGCTGACCGCATGGGCGTGGGCGAAGGGCGTCAACGGCCCGGCATAA
- a CDS encoding acyl-CoA dehydrogenase family protein: protein MITLSTEEQAIVETVREFVDKQVRPVVREMEHANTYPEALIEAMKEMGIFGLAIPEPYGFAAVSMPCYAQVTEELARGWMSLAGAMGGHTVVSKLLLQFGTEEQKQKYLPRMATGELRATMALTEPGGGSDLQAMRTIATKDETDYVINGSKTWISNARKAGLVALLCKTDPAASPAHKGVSILLVEKVPGFEVSKDLPKLGYKGVESCEINFVDCHVDSDALLGGVEGRGFAQMMKGLEVGRIQVAARATGVARAAFDDALQYAQDRESFGVPIWQHQSVGNMLADMGTKLYAARSLLLDAAERIDAGGRCDMEAGMAKLFASETAMEIALNAVRIHGGYGYSTEYDVERYFRDAPLMIVGEGTNEIQRGVIAKQLVKRGGLDL, encoded by the coding sequence TTGATCACGTTGTCCACCGAAGAGCAGGCCATCGTCGAAACCGTCCGCGAGTTCGTCGACAAGCAGGTCCGGCCCGTGGTCCGCGAGATGGAGCATGCCAACACCTACCCCGAGGCGCTGATCGAGGCGATGAAGGAGATGGGCATCTTCGGGCTGGCAATCCCGGAACCGTATGGCTTCGCCGCGGTTTCGATGCCGTGCTACGCACAGGTCACCGAGGAACTCGCCCGGGGCTGGATGAGCCTGGCCGGTGCGATGGGCGGGCACACCGTGGTCTCCAAACTCCTGTTGCAGTTCGGCACCGAGGAGCAGAAGCAGAAATACCTCCCCCGGATGGCCACGGGCGAGCTGCGCGCGACCATGGCCCTCACCGAGCCCGGTGGCGGCTCCGATCTGCAGGCCATGCGGACGATCGCGACGAAAGACGAAACGGACTATGTGATCAACGGATCGAAGACGTGGATCAGCAATGCCCGCAAGGCGGGCCTCGTGGCGTTGCTGTGCAAGACCGATCCCGCCGCCTCCCCGGCGCACAAGGGCGTGTCGATCCTGTTGGTGGAAAAGGTCCCCGGGTTCGAGGTGTCCAAAGACCTGCCGAAGCTCGGTTACAAAGGCGTCGAGAGCTGCGAGATCAATTTCGTTGACTGCCATGTGGATTCGGATGCACTGCTGGGTGGCGTCGAGGGACGTGGCTTCGCGCAGATGATGAAGGGACTCGAGGTCGGCCGGATCCAGGTGGCCGCCCGGGCAACGGGGGTGGCCCGGGCCGCCTTCGATGACGCACTGCAATACGCGCAGGACCGGGAGAGCTTCGGGGTGCCGATCTGGCAGCACCAGTCCGTCGGCAACATGCTCGCCGACATGGGAACCAAGCTCTACGCCGCCCGCAGCCTCCTGCTGGACGCGGCCGAACGGATCGACGCCGGTGGTCGCTGCGATATGGAAGCGGGTATGGCCAAGCTGTTCGCGTCCGAGACCGCGATGGAGATCGCGCTGAACGCGGTGCGCATCCACGGCGGGTACGGCTATTCCACCGAGTACGACGTTGAACGCTATTTCCGCGACGCGCCACTGATGATCGTCGGCGAGGGCACCAACGAGATCCAGCGTGGCGTGATCGCCAAACAGTTGGTCAAACGCGGCGGACTCGACCTCTGA
- a CDS encoding GntR family transcriptional regulator — protein MTNRRAPMRLSDVASAHVRELIVSGQLHSGEFIRPETVAEELGISATPAREGLLQLQTEGFLSVEPRRGFMVTALSSDDIRDIYDAQALLGGELTARTAETITPEMVDELERIQDALERAAATNDFDEEERLNHQFHALIYQLSGSRKIRWLIKTTLAYAPRKFFAAVEGWPEASAQDHRAIIEHLRANDPEKARAAMARHIRNAGALLAEHLAQTGDPVVRQTDFDDATQA, from the coding sequence ATGACCAACAGACGCGCCCCGATGCGGTTGTCCGACGTCGCCTCGGCCCATGTGCGCGAGCTCATCGTTTCGGGGCAGCTGCATTCCGGCGAGTTCATCCGCCCGGAGACGGTCGCCGAGGAACTCGGGATCAGCGCCACCCCGGCCCGCGAGGGCCTGCTCCAACTGCAGACCGAGGGCTTTCTGTCGGTCGAACCTCGGCGCGGCTTCATGGTGACCGCGCTGTCGAGCGACGACATCCGCGACATCTATGACGCCCAGGCACTGTTGGGCGGGGAACTCACGGCGCGCACCGCCGAGACCATCACGCCGGAAATGGTCGACGAACTCGAACGCATCCAGGACGCCCTCGAACGTGCCGCTGCCACCAACGATTTCGATGAAGAGGAACGCCTCAACCATCAGTTCCACGCGCTGATCTACCAGCTGAGCGGATCGCGCAAGATCCGCTGGCTGATCAAGACGACGCTGGCGTACGCACCGCGCAAGTTCTTCGCGGCCGTGGAAGGCTGGCCCGAGGCCTCGGCCCAGGACCACCGCGCGATCATCGAGCACCTGCGGGCCAACGACCCCGAGAAGGCCCGCGCCGCGATGGCCCGGCATATCCGGAATGCCGGTGCGCTGCTGGCCGAACACCTGGCGCAGACGGGCGACCCTGTGGTTCGGCAAACAGATTTCGACGATGCAACCCAGGCGTGA